In the Moraxella osloensis genome, one interval contains:
- a CDS encoding YkgJ family cysteine cluster protein, with protein sequence MAEIFFKSIAAADSDICMYCGACCANYRVSFYWAEGETLGIPEQMTVKVNDFYTCMKGTETKPVRCIALVGEVGNSVACQIYDKRSSTCQSVQVGDEQCIKARHHYGLSNDIFSQLQA encoded by the coding sequence ATGGCAGAAATTTTTTTTAAATCAATCGCAGCTGCGGATAGCGATATCTGCATGTACTGTGGCGCATGTTGTGCTAACTATCGGGTGTCTTTTTATTGGGCAGAAGGCGAGACACTCGGTATCCCCGAGCAGATGACGGTCAAAGTCAATGATTTTTATACCTGTATGAAAGGTACCGAAACAAAGCCGGTCAGATGTATTGCATTAGTGGGCGAAGTTGGTAACTCTGTGGCTTGCCAAATCTATGATAAACGCTCAAGCACCTGCCAATCGGTACAAGTCGGTGACGAGCAATGTATCAAAGCCCGTCATCACTATGGGTTATCTAACGATATCTTTAGTCAATTGCAGGCTTAA
- a CDS encoding DUF4442 domain-containing protein: MLSKLSKLSNLSKLSKLSQTFQSQAKDYLNPFHNPKLLKQFFNFYPPYFGAGIRVDSLDFANHHIRVRLPLNKLNQNIVGTQFGGSLYSMTDPFLMILLMQALGNAYVVWDKSASIDFVKAGKSDVFADFHFDDTEIDTIKALAKDGKAVFRNYDVQVVDDQNEVVATVTKTLYIRLRAYSKSKNQTVRI, encoded by the coding sequence ATGTTATCTAAGCTATCCAAGCTATCTAATTTATCTAAGCTATCTAAGCTAAGCCAAACCTTTCAATCTCAAGCCAAAGACTACCTTAATCCGTTTCATAACCCCAAGTTATTAAAGCAGTTTTTTAACTTTTATCCGCCATATTTTGGGGCAGGTATCCGTGTTGACAGCCTTGATTTCGCCAACCATCATATTCGCGTGCGTTTACCCTTAAACAAACTCAATCAAAACATCGTCGGCACCCAGTTTGGGGGCAGTTTGTATTCGATGACCGACCCATTTTTGATGATTTTGTTGATGCAAGCGTTGGGCAATGCGTACGTGGTATGGGATAAGTCGGCGAGCATTGATTTTGTTAAAGCGGGCAAAAGCGATGTGTTTGCCGATTTTCACTTTGATGACACCGAAATTGATACCATAAAAGCCTTAGCAAAGGATGGTAAAGCGGTGTTCCGCAATTATGACGTACAAGTGGTTGACGACCAAAATGAAGTGGTCGCCACTGTGACCAAAACCCTGTACATTCGGTTACGAGCCTACAGTAAATCAAAAAACCAAACGGTCAGAATTTAG
- a CDS encoding phosphoglycolate phosphatase has protein sequence MSSESLNTPIPPSALENITQKSLLIFDLDGTLIDSVPDLADAVNAMLTTLGKANFSEDVIRNWVGNGGKVLVQRALSGSQTIDPNLTEDDTNQALALFFDYYHQNTCVRTQPYAGVSEGLRELKEQGYTLAIATNKPIDFVPAIVEKLGWQDLFAYILGGDSLPAKKPDPMPLLHVCDQLGFSIAQSYMIGDSKNDILAGKNAGMDTLGLSYGYNYGQDIRDYHPTQTFDDFATLTEFLSHARV, from the coding sequence ATGTCTAGCGAATCACTTAACACCCCAATCCCCCCATCTGCTTTGGAAAATATCACCCAAAAATCATTACTTATTTTTGACTTGGACGGTACCTTGATTGATAGCGTGCCAGATTTGGCGGACGCCGTCAATGCGATGCTAACCACGCTTGGCAAAGCCAACTTTAGCGAAGATGTCATCCGCAACTGGGTCGGCAATGGCGGCAAAGTACTGGTGCAACGTGCCTTATCAGGCTCACAAACCATTGACCCCAATCTCACTGAAGACGATACCAATCAGGCGCTTGCCCTCTTTTTTGACTACTACCATCAAAACACCTGTGTCAGAACCCAGCCCTATGCCGGGGTGAGCGAAGGGTTGCGTGAGCTAAAAGAGCAAGGCTATACCCTCGCTATCGCCACCAATAAACCCATTGATTTTGTTCCTGCGATTGTCGAAAAATTGGGTTGGCAAGACCTTTTTGCCTATATTTTGGGTGGCGATAGCTTGCCTGCCAAAAAACCTGACCCGATGCCGCTGCTGCACGTCTGTGACCAATTAGGCTTTAGCATCGCTCAAAGCTATATGATTGGTGATTCCAAAAACGATATTTTGGCAGGGAAAAACGCGGGCATGGATACGCTTGGGTTGTCGTACGGCTATAACTATGGACAGGATATTCGTGATTATCACCCAACCCAAACTTTTGATGACTTTGCCACGCTGACTGAGTTTTTGAGTCATGCACGAGTTTAA
- a CDS encoding HNH endonuclease, whose protein sequence is MAKGKAKNNEDEAFWEAILAEKAPSPPCELCGRDEVELTQHHLIPKSRHDKARTKREFSRDEMKNDIAMLCPACHAQVHEVFSNQELSSYYHTVERLAEHSEMQKFINWIKKRPAGQTIRVKSGGSD, encoded by the coding sequence ATGGCAAAAGGTAAAGCAAAAAATAACGAAGATGAAGCATTCTGGGAGGCGATTTTGGCTGAAAAAGCGCCTTCGCCACCGTGTGAATTGTGTGGACGTGATGAAGTTGAATTAACCCAGCATCATCTGATTCCCAAATCCCGCCACGACAAAGCCCGTACCAAGCGCGAATTTAGCCGTGATGAAATGAAAAACGACATCGCCATGCTGTGTCCAGCTTGTCATGCACAAGTGCATGAAGTGTTTAGCAACCAAGAATTATCCAGCTACTACCATACGGTTGAGCGGCTTGCCGAGCATAGCGAGATGCAAAAATTTATTAACTGGATCAAAAAACGCCCTGCAGGACAAACCATTCGCGTCAAAAGTGGGGGATCGGATTAG
- the uvrC gene encoding excinuclease ABC subunit UvrC yields MPKERKSSVNPAIDPATIEIAAATADRKARLDHLIKRLPNLPGVYKMLGKNGDIIYVGKAKSLKSRVNSYFAKTIDHPKTRALVQRIDNIETIITRSETEALLLEQNLIKLHRPPYNVLLRDDKSYLYVFISADKPYPRLAYGRGKGQHQKGRFFGPFPSAHAAKQTLLMMQKMFMVRQCTNAFFAQRQRPCLEYQIKRCKAPCVGLVSPEEYADDVNNTIRFLKGEGTDLQVKLVGKMEQAAEDMNFEQAALYRDQLSMLREVQAKQAVYTVKGEADIIAIASQAGITCVHVMNVRNGQVLGGNNYFPDVDSENDIADNLSEFVSSFYFQVSDDLPEELIISHELPDQTAMTEALTETFGKKVTIKTKVREQRSEWLTLAQMNANNALQTKLGDYLEVKSRFNALNEVLKEALQGKSLDRIECFDISHTMGEATIASCVVADQGGLRKRDYRQYAIHGITGGDDYAAMKQVLNRRYSKQPLPDLLLIDGGKGQLNMAKDVLSELGILPQTLLVGVAKGEGRKAGLEVLHFIDREPLDLPADSKALHLIMHIRDEAHRFAITAHRKKRDKRRSSSVLEAIPGLGEKRRRELLNHFGGLQQLLGASQDEIGQVNGIGKVMANTIYKVLHG; encoded by the coding sequence ATGCCCAAAGAAAGAAAAAGCAGCGTGAATCCAGCCATCGACCCTGCAACCATTGAAATTGCTGCAGCGACTGCCGACCGCAAAGCGCGATTGGATCACTTGATTAAGCGCCTGCCCAACTTGCCAGGCGTGTACAAAATGCTGGGCAAAAATGGCGACATCATCTATGTGGGCAAAGCCAAATCGCTCAAAAGCCGCGTCAACAGCTACTTTGCCAAAACCATCGACCACCCCAAAACGCGGGCGCTGGTGCAACGTATCGACAACATCGAAACCATCATAACCCGCTCTGAGACCGAAGCGCTGCTGCTTGAGCAAAACCTCATCAAGCTGCATCGACCGCCCTACAATGTGCTACTGCGTGATGATAAATCCTATCTGTACGTGTTTATCTCAGCGGATAAACCTTATCCAAGACTTGCCTATGGGCGCGGCAAAGGGCAACACCAAAAAGGCAGATTTTTTGGACCTTTTCCTTCGGCACATGCCGCCAAACAGACCTTATTAATGATGCAAAAAATGTTCATGGTACGCCAATGCACCAATGCATTTTTTGCCCAGCGTCAGCGACCTTGCCTAGAGTACCAAATCAAACGCTGTAAAGCGCCGTGTGTCGGGCTGGTATCGCCCGAAGAGTATGCCGATGACGTCAACAACACCATTCGATTTTTAAAAGGGGAAGGCACGGATTTGCAAGTCAAATTGGTGGGTAAAATGGAGCAGGCGGCTGAAGACATGAACTTTGAGCAAGCCGCCTTGTATCGCGACCAACTCTCGATGCTACGCGAAGTACAAGCCAAACAAGCGGTATATACGGTCAAAGGTGAAGCCGATATCATCGCCATCGCCAGTCAAGCGGGCATTACCTGTGTGCATGTCATGAATGTGCGTAATGGGCAGGTTTTGGGTGGCAACAATTATTTTCCTGATGTGGATAGTGAAAACGACATAGCGGATAACTTGTCTGAGTTTGTCAGCTCGTTTTATTTTCAAGTCAGTGATGATTTGCCCGAAGAGCTGATTATAAGCCATGAGTTGCCCGACCAAACCGCGATGACAGAAGCCTTAACTGAAACCTTTGGCAAAAAGGTGACGATAAAAACCAAAGTTCGTGAGCAGCGGAGCGAATGGCTCACCCTTGCCCAAATGAATGCCAACAACGCCCTGCAAACCAAATTGGGCGATTATTTGGAAGTTAAATCTCGCTTTAACGCACTCAATGAGGTTTTAAAAGAGGCGCTACAAGGCAAATCGCTCGACCGTATCGAATGTTTTGATATCTCGCATACCATGGGTGAAGCCACCATTGCCAGCTGTGTGGTCGCTGACCAAGGCGGGCTACGCAAACGCGACTATCGCCAATATGCCATTCATGGCATCACGGGCGGTGACGACTATGCCGCCATGAAGCAAGTATTAAACCGCCGCTATAGCAAACAGCCGCTGCCAGATTTATTGCTGATTGATGGCGGTAAAGGGCAGCTCAATATGGCAAAAGACGTACTGAGCGAGCTGGGGATTTTACCCCAAACCTTGCTCGTTGGGGTGGCAAAAGGCGAAGGTCGCAAGGCTGGGCTTGAGGTACTGCATTTTATTGACCGTGAGCCGCTCGATTTGCCGGCTGATAGCAAGGCACTGCATTTGATTATGCATATCCGCGATGAAGCGCACCGCTTTGCCATTACCGCACACCGCAAAAAACGCGATAAACGCCGCTCAAGCTCAGTGCTAGAAGCCATCCCTGGGCTTGGCGAAAAACGCCGCCGAGAGTTACTCAATCATTTTGGCGGCTTGCAGCAGCTGCTTGGTGCGTCACAAGATGAAATTGGTCAGGTGAACGGCATTGGCAAGGTGATGGCCAATACCATTTATAAAGTGTTGCATGGCTAA
- a CDS encoding DUF4385 domain-containing protein, translating to MHEFNYHLNFDTLNFREHPGLYRVGRGEQGVLLVEPYKSEILPHWRFATPELARESSDTIYAMFLDYLAQGDFVGADMARKFIQMGYTRSRRYANHKGGKKYDGAVPDAKKGQSGAHGREQLPQQSQQLESAQIKAQAAQIFKQKWDECRANSDYKALKKQFEAKYVNDTQYDNLPPTFFREHPFL from the coding sequence ATGCACGAGTTTAACTATCATCTTAACTTTGACACGCTGAATTTTCGCGAGCATCCAGGGTTGTATCGGGTGGGACGCGGTGAGCAAGGCGTATTATTGGTAGAGCCGTATAAATCCGAGATTTTGCCGCATTGGCGATTTGCTACGCCAGAACTTGCGCGCGAGAGCAGCGATACCATCTATGCGATGTTTTTGGACTACCTTGCTCAAGGGGATTTTGTCGGTGCTGATATGGCGCGTAAATTTATCCAAATGGGTTATACGCGCTCGCGTCGTTATGCCAATCACAAAGGGGGCAAAAAATATGACGGCGCTGTCCCTGACGCTAAAAAAGGACAAAGTGGCGCGCATGGGCGTGAACAATTGCCACAGCAATCACAGCAGCTTGAATCTGCGCAAATCAAAGCCCAAGCCGCGCAAATTTTTAAGCAAAAATGGGATGAGTGCCGAGCTAATTCGGATTATAAAGCGCTAAAAAAACAGTTTGAAGCCAAATACGTCAACGACACCCAATACGATAACCTGCCGCCCACGTTTTTTCGCGAGCATCCGTTTTTATAG
- a CDS encoding class I SAM-dependent methyltransferase, translating into MHQIPTDLLKKSAYWREDIQFTQDVLGKPFHFTSTWGIFSPEKLDEGSLMLLDYIEFEDDDHSIDLGCGYGVLGMTAARECPNGQHLLIDKDFVAVEYAKLNCQKNHLNNAQVQLSNGFRDVEKDKKFSLVMSNLPAKASKEQHYLYLLDAYNAMESGARFYVVTINGLRDFMKRSFTEVFGNSDKLKQGKTYTITLAVKD; encoded by the coding sequence ATGCACCAAATCCCCACCGATTTACTCAAAAAATCTGCCTACTGGCGCGAAGACATCCAGTTCACCCAAGATGTGCTTGGCAAGCCGTTTCACTTTACCAGCACTTGGGGAATTTTCTCGCCCGAAAAACTCGACGAGGGTAGCCTTATGCTGCTTGACTATATCGAGTTCGAAGACGATGACCACTCAATCGACCTAGGCTGTGGCTATGGCGTACTGGGTATGACGGCCGCCCGCGAATGCCCAAACGGACAGCACTTGCTCATCGACAAAGACTTTGTGGCGGTGGAATATGCCAAACTTAACTGCCAAAAAAATCATTTAAATAATGCCCAAGTTCAGCTATCCAATGGCTTTCGTGATGTTGAAAAAGACAAAAAATTTAGCCTAGTGATGAGTAACTTACCTGCCAAAGCCAGTAAAGAACAGCATTATCTGTATTTGCTCGATGCCTACAATGCGATGGAGAGTGGCGCACGGTTCTATGTGGTGACCATCAACGGCTTGCGGGACTTTATGAAACGCTCATTTACCGAAGTGTTTGGCAATAGCGATAAGCTCAAACAAGGCAAAACCTATACCATCACCTTAGCAGTCAAAGACTAA
- a CDS encoding Abi family protein — protein sequence MNSTQLNQIFQTLSFERMQTYENKTKTREQAVELYLWNAQISGAFLFPLHICEVTIRNAIAEILYTQYGSNWVNNHMFINSLPNHPKPKYNQRTDLDKATKQHTLNYIPKIIPELNFVFWQAMLTQRHDTRLWNSQFQLIFPHANLSRSVQKNREHLHNDLDIVRRLRNRIAHHEPIFDEKLLSIYNKIIKIIGYRCQETANWVASHQTVTTLIAQKPKI from the coding sequence ATGAATTCAACACAGCTTAATCAAATTTTCCAAACGCTTTCTTTTGAAAGAATGCAAACTTATGAAAATAAGACCAAAACAAGAGAGCAAGCCGTTGAATTGTACCTTTGGAATGCTCAAATTTCGGGGGCATTTTTGTTTCCATTACATATTTGTGAAGTCACGATTCGTAATGCCATTGCTGAAATACTCTATACGCAGTATGGTAGTAATTGGGTCAATAATCATATGTTTATTAATAGTTTACCTAATCATCCAAAACCAAAATATAATCAAAGAACAGATTTAGATAAAGCAACGAAACAACATACCCTTAATTATATCCCAAAAATTATACCCGAATTAAACTTTGTATTTTGGCAAGCTATGCTCACACAGCGCCACGATACTAGGCTTTGGAATAGCCAATTCCAACTTATTTTTCCCCATGCTAATTTATCAAGATCTGTGCAAAAAAATCGTGAGCATTTGCATAATGATTTAGATATTGTTCGCCGATTACGCAATCGCATTGCCCATCATGAGCCTATTTTTGATGAAAAACTATTAAGCATTTATAACAAAATTATTAAAATTATTGGTTATCGTTGTCAAGAAACTGCCAACTGGGTTGCTAGTCATCAAACCGTTACCACACTTATTGCTCAAAAGCCTAAAATATAA
- the hemN gene encoding oxygen-independent coproporphyrinogen III oxidase, producing the protein MTDQTRPLSDSELPTFDRPVEIIENPYANANRSYTTQTHLFNEAIINKYNRSGPRYTSYPTALEFAPIAEGMEARVLAEKDPRVPVSLYFHIPFCRHLCYYCGCNKIITKKNSDSGDYLAYLFAEIRHKRSLMQGDPIVEQVHFGGGTPTFLTDDELVKLWNFLQTQFTFSDKPTADYSIEIDPRELRPTTLEILRGLGFNRVSFGVQDLQEKVQIAVNRVQSEEMIRGVMTEARRLGFHSINIDLIYGLPHQTVDSMRNTVERIIAISPDRLSVFNYAHLPERFKGQRQINEADLPSPADKLTMLGNTIHALTDAGYQYIGIDHFAKPDDELAIAQREGKLHRNFQGYTTHGNCDLLGFGVSSISQIGLHILQNPTDLSDYQNLINAGKLPAVKVISARLPDLLRRYVIMNLLCHDYIDFKDVNARFSIDPMTYFIDEIRKLGEMQADKLVDMDAKGIRVLPKGRLLGRNVAMVFDTYLASKEGNRFSKVI; encoded by the coding sequence ATGACAGACCAAACTCGCCCTTTATCTGACAGCGAACTGCCCACCTTTGATCGTCCTGTCGAAATCATCGAAAATCCGTATGCCAATGCCAATCGTAGCTATACGACCCAAACCCATTTGTTTAATGAAGCTATCATCAATAAATACAACCGCTCAGGTCCCCGTTATACCTCGTATCCAACCGCGCTAGAATTTGCCCCCATTGCTGAAGGCATGGAAGCCCGCGTTTTGGCAGAAAAAGACCCACGGGTGCCAGTGTCCTTATATTTTCATATCCCGTTTTGTCGCCACCTGTGCTATTACTGCGGCTGCAATAAAATTATCACCAAGAAAAACAGTGATTCAGGCGACTATTTAGCGTATCTTTTTGCCGAAATTCGGCATAAACGCAGCTTGATGCAAGGGGACCCTATCGTCGAACAAGTGCATTTTGGCGGTGGCACACCCACCTTTTTGACCGATGATGAGCTGGTCAAATTGTGGAACTTTTTGCAAACCCAATTTACTTTTAGCGATAAACCTACCGCTGATTATTCGATTGAAATTGACCCACGCGAATTGCGTCCGACCACGCTTGAGATATTGCGTGGACTTGGGTTTAATCGGGTGAGTTTTGGTGTGCAGGATTTGCAAGAAAAAGTACAAATTGCCGTCAATCGCGTGCAGTCAGAAGAAATGATTCGAGGCGTGATGACGGAAGCTCGCCGCCTTGGGTTTCATTCTATCAATATTGACTTGATTTATGGGTTACCGCACCAAACGGTGGATAGCATGCGCAATACGGTTGAGCGCATCATCGCTATCTCGCCAGACCGTCTGTCTGTTTTTAACTATGCGCATTTGCCAGAGCGATTTAAAGGTCAGCGTCAGATTAATGAAGCGGATTTGCCAAGCCCTGCCGACAAGCTGACCATGCTCGGTAATACCATCCATGCGCTGACTGACGCAGGCTATCAATATATCGGCATTGACCACTTTGCCAAACCTGATGATGAGCTGGCGATTGCGCAACGTGAGGGCAAATTACACCGCAATTTTCAAGGGTATACCACACATGGCAATTGTGATTTATTGGGGTTTGGGGTGTCGTCGATTAGCCAAATTGGTCTTCATATTCTGCAAAATCCAACGGATTTGAGCGATTATCAAAATCTCATCAATGCGGGAAAATTGCCTGCGGTGAAGGTGATTTCTGCGCGCTTGCCTGACTTGCTGCGCCGTTATGTGATTATGAATCTGCTATGCCATGACTATATTGATTTTAAAGATGTGAATGCGCGCTTTAGCATTGACCCGATGACCTATTTTATTGATGAAATCCGCAAACTGGGCGAGATGCAAGCGGATAAACTCGTTGATATGGATGCCAAAGGGATTCGGGTGCTACCAAAAGGGCGACTGCTCGGGCGCAATGTGGCAATGGTGTTTGATACTTATTTGGCGAGTAAAGAAGGCAATCGCTTTAGTAAGGTGATATAG
- the fabF gene encoding beta-ketoacyl-ACP synthase II, with product MTTKFSQKKPRYDERPDHERIVITGMGAITPLGLDVESTWQRLINGESGIKAISHFDATDYRAQIAGTVDGFDIGLYMNAKDARRYDTFVQYGVAAAAQALKQAGFISELQAAPVQQVDPDRIGVIIGSGIGGITTIEDTAVKLHSEGPRKISPFFVPSAIVNMAAGQVAIRHGIKGLNLATSTACTTATHAIGLAARLIAYGDADVILAGGCEKASSQLGIGGFSAMQALSTRNDAPTKASRPFDKDRDGFVLGDGAGVLVMESLAHAKARGATILAEFVGFGMSDDASHITAPPENGEGAAMAMRHALSDAGIAPSDVGYINTHGTSTPAGDVAESRAIAGIFGENMVVSSTKSMTGHLLGAAGGIEAIFTVKALQQQILPPTINLDHQDPECKLDYVPHTARKVDHLTHAISNSFGFGGTNGSLLFAKWQSR from the coding sequence ATGACCACAAAATTTAGCCAAAAAAAGCCCCGCTACGACGAACGCCCTGATCATGAGCGTATTGTTATCACAGGCATGGGAGCCATTACCCCGCTAGGACTGGATGTAGAGAGCACTTGGCAACGGCTCATTAATGGCGAAAGCGGTATCAAAGCGATTAGCCATTTTGATGCCACTGACTACCGCGCACAAATCGCAGGCACAGTGGATGGGTTTGATATCGGCTTGTACATGAACGCCAAAGACGCGCGGCGGTACGACACCTTTGTACAATATGGTGTTGCCGCAGCAGCGCAAGCCTTGAAGCAAGCAGGCTTTATCAGTGAGTTGCAAGCCGCGCCCGTACAGCAGGTTGACCCCGACCGTATCGGGGTAATTATCGGCTCAGGGATTGGCGGTATCACCACCATTGAAGACACAGCGGTAAAACTTCATAGCGAGGGTCCGCGTAAAATCTCGCCGTTTTTTGTGCCCTCAGCCATTGTGAATATGGCAGCTGGACAAGTGGCGATTCGTCATGGCATTAAAGGGTTAAATCTTGCCACTTCTACCGCTTGTACCACAGCCACCCATGCGATTGGCTTGGCGGCACGGTTGATTGCGTATGGCGATGCCGATGTGATTTTGGCGGGCGGCTGTGAAAAAGCCTCAAGCCAGCTGGGTATCGGTGGCTTCTCAGCAATGCAAGCGTTATCAACGCGCAACGATGCACCCACCAAAGCCAGTCGTCCATTTGACAAAGACCGTGATGGTTTTGTGCTGGGTGATGGTGCAGGCGTGTTGGTGATGGAAAGCCTTGCCCACGCCAAAGCGCGCGGTGCGACGATTTTGGCAGAGTTTGTCGGCTTTGGCATGAGTGATGATGCCAGTCATATCACCGCGCCACCGGAAAATGGCGAAGGTGCTGCTATGGCGATGCGTCACGCCTTGAGTGATGCTGGCATTGCCCCCAGCGACGTTGGCTACATCAATACCCATGGCACCAGTACCCCAGCAGGTGATGTGGCAGAGAGCCGTGCGATTGCGGGTATCTTTGGTGAGAATATGGTGGTAAGTTCCACCAAATCGATGACCGGTCATCTACTGGGCGCTGCAGGGGGTATCGAAGCGATTTTCACCGTTAAGGCGCTGCAACAACAAATATTGCCACCGACCATCAATTTGGATCATCAAGACCCTGAGTGCAAGCTTGACTATGTACCGCATACAGCCCGTAAAGTTGACCACCTAACCCATGCGATTTCTAATAGCTTTGGGTTTGGGGGTACCAACGGCTCGCTGCTGTTTGCCAAATGGCAGTCACGATAA
- a CDS encoding YifB family Mg chelatase-like AAA ATPase produces the protein MSFSQVYTRSVVGLNAPSVMVEVHLSQGLPAVTMVGLPEAAVRESKDRVRSAIINSGFQFPNRRLTINLAPADLPKDGARLDLPIAIGILAASGQIDETVLAQYEFIGELALNGDLRGIAGALAVSRALKVDRRILIVPKDNADEAVKVDGVKVLQADTLKAVCQHLMNEQQLSQAEHKTSYQSANYQLDLADVKGQHQARRALEIAAAGGHSLLFCGSPGTGKTLMASRLPTILPPLNDHEALEVASIYSIANSDYDYGTRPFRQVHHTTSAVALVGGGSSPKPGEITLANRGVLFLDEIPEFDRKVLEVLRQPIENKEIVISRANSQVRFPANFQLVAAMNPCPCGYYGDKSGRCQCRPEQIKRYQEKLSGPLLDRIDLHITVPALPASDLQSAQKGESSAVVRERVIQAYQRQQARQGKANNELSPSELDQFAPLGDAESRILAMAQSRLNLSARGYHRVLRVARTIADLAGSEVIQTAHLTEALSYRSQLTNA, from the coding sequence ATGTCGTTTTCTCAAGTATATACGCGCTCGGTAGTAGGTTTAAACGCGCCAAGCGTGATGGTTGAAGTACATTTATCGCAAGGATTGCCCGCAGTCACCATGGTTGGCTTACCCGAAGCAGCGGTACGCGAGAGTAAAGATAGGGTGCGCTCCGCCATTATCAACTCGGGTTTTCAATTTCCCAATCGCAGATTAACCATCAACCTTGCGCCCGCGGATTTACCCAAAGATGGCGCACGGCTTGATTTGCCCATTGCTATAGGTATCTTGGCAGCCAGCGGGCAAATTGATGAAACCGTGCTTGCGCAGTACGAGTTTATTGGCGAATTGGCGCTCAATGGCGATTTACGAGGCATTGCTGGGGCGTTGGCCGTATCACGTGCGCTCAAGGTAGACCGACGCATCTTAATTGTTCCCAAAGACAATGCCGATGAAGCGGTCAAAGTCGATGGCGTGAAGGTGTTGCAAGCCGACACCCTCAAAGCTGTGTGCCAACACTTGATGAACGAGCAACAACTCAGCCAAGCCGAGCATAAGACATCTTACCAATCAGCCAATTATCAGCTAGATTTAGCCGATGTCAAAGGACAACACCAAGCCAGACGTGCGCTAGAGATTGCGGCAGCAGGCGGACATTCGCTACTATTTTGTGGCTCACCTGGGACAGGCAAAACCTTGATGGCATCTCGCCTACCCACCATTTTGCCACCGCTTAATGACCATGAAGCGCTTGAAGTTGCCAGTATCTACTCGATTGCCAACAGTGATTATGACTACGGCACACGCCCCTTTCGCCAAGTCCATCATACTACCTCAGCAGTGGCGCTAGTGGGAGGCGGCTCGTCGCCCAAACCCGGTGAAATCACGCTCGCCAATCGGGGGGTGTTATTTTTGGATGAGATTCCAGAGTTTGATCGCAAGGTGCTTGAGGTACTCAGACAGCCCATTGAGAACAAAGAAATTGTCATCAGCCGTGCCAACTCTCAAGTACGCTTTCCTGCCAATTTTCAGCTGGTAGCAGCGATGAATCCCTGCCCCTGTGGCTACTATGGGGATAAATCAGGTCGCTGCCAGTGTCGACCTGAGCAAATCAAACGCTATCAAGAAAAGCTATCGGGACCTTTGCTGGACCGTATTGATTTGCATATTACCGTGCCTGCGCTGCCTGCCAGTGATTTGCAGTCAGCACAGAAGGGTGAATCTTCTGCGGTAGTGCGTGAGCGGGTGATACAAGCCTATCAGCGTCAGCAAGCCAGACAGGGCAAAGCCAATAATGAACTCTCCCCCAGTGAACTTGACCAATTTGCACCGCTTGGCGATGCAGAAAGTCGTATTTTGGCAATGGCACAAAGTCGGCTGAATCTGTCCGCTCGCGGCTATCATCGCGTCCTTCGCGTCGCCCGCACGATTGCAGACTTGGCAGGCAGTGAAGTAATCCAAACCGCGCATCTGACAGAGGCACTCAGTTATCGTAGTCAATTAACAAATGCCTAA